The following proteins are co-located in the Solanum pennellii chromosome 1, SPENNV200 genome:
- the LOC107008346 gene encoding serine/threonine-protein kinase D6PK, giving the protein MERIPEVRESTRQFPIGAKVAHTFSTSKKEVGIRGFRDFDLAIPIQTWKGKTSYQEEEDLMVDAGTIKRSDDSLEDSGSTSFHGASHPPEPVDTDLMRPVYVPIGQKKADGKCLVKNISLKGPFLDDLSIRMPNVKPSPSLLSPAESLVEEPNDLGVISSPFTVPRPSQNTETSLPPDSEEKECIWDASLPPSGNVSPLSSIDSTGVVRSMSIVNSCTSTYRSDGLMSDGMLSVDRNYESTKGSIRGDSLESGKTSLSRASDSSGLSDDSNWSNITGSANKPHKGNDPRWKAILAIRARDGILGMSHFKLLKRLGCGDIGSVYLSELSGTRCYFAMKVMDKASLASRKKLTRAQTEREILQLLDHPFLPTLYTHFETDRFSCLVMEYCPGGDLHTLRQRQPGKHFSEYAARFYAAEVLLALEYLHMLGVVYRDLKPENVLVRDDGHIMLSDFDLSLRCAVSPTLIRTSSDDPSKRGAAFCVQPACIEPTTVCMQPACFLPRLFPQKSKKKTPKPRADSGFQANSMPELVAEPTSARSMSFVGTHEYLAPEIIKGEGHGSAVDWWTFGIFLHELLYGKTPFKGSGNRATLFNVVGQQLKFPDSPATSYASRDLIRGLLVKEPQNRLGVKRGATEIKQHPFFEGVNWALIRCSTPPEVPRPVEPDYPAKYGQVNPVGVGNTSKRVVGADAKSGGKYLDFEFF; this is encoded by the exons ATGGAAAGGATACCTGAAGTTAGAGAATCAACTAGGCAGTTTCCTATAGGGGCTAAGGTGGCACATACTTTCTCAACCTCCAAGAAGGAGGTTGGTATTAGAGGCTTTCGAGATTTCGACTTGGCTATTCCAATACAAACATGGAAAGGAAAGACCTCCTATCAGGAGGAAGAAGACCTGATGGTCGATGCCGGTACAATCAAGCGTAGTGATGATTCACTTGAAGATAGTGGCTCTACATCATTTCATGGGGCGAGTCATCCTCCGGAACCTGTTGATACAGACCTAATGAGACCAGTGTATGTACCAATTGGTCAAAAGAAAGCAGATGGGAAATGTCTGGTGAAAAACATATCTTTGAAGGGTCCTTTCTTGGACGATCTTTCAATCCGGATGCCAAATGTGAAACCAAGCCCATCCCTTCTTTCACCGGCAGAGAGCTTGGTTGAAGAGCCAAATGATCTAGGTGTAATCTCCTCTCCATTTACAGTTCCTCGTCCTTCTCAAAACACAGAAACCAGTCTGCCTCCTGATTCTGAAGAGAAAGAATGTATTTGGGATGCATCGCTGCCTCCAAGCGGAAATGTAAGTCCACTTAGTAGTATTGATAGTACTGGTGTTGTGAGATCTATGAGTATTGTCAACAGTTGCACAAGCACGTACAGGAGTGATGGGCTTATGAGTGATGGCATGCTTAGTGTGGACAGAAACTATGAGAGCACGAAAGGGAGCATTCGAGGGGATTCACTCGAAAGTGGTAAAACTAGCCTTAGCAGAGCAAGTGACAGTAGTGGACTTAGTGATGATAGTAATTGGAGTAACATCACTGGCAGTGCCAATAAGCCTCACAAAGGAAATGATCCTAGATGGAAGGCTATTCTCGCAATTCGGGCACGTGATGGTATATTAGGCATGAGCCACTTTAAGTTACTCAAAAGACTTGGTTGTGGAGACATTGGAAGTGTTTATCTTTCTGAGCTTAGCGGGACTCGCTGCTATTTTGCAATGAAAGTGATGGATAAGGCATCACTTGCAAGCAGGAAGAAATTGACCCGTGCTCAGACAGAAAGAGAAATCCTACAGTTATTAGACCATCCATTCTTGCCAACATTGTACACTCATTTTGAGACCGATCGCTTCTCATGTTTGGTCATGGAATATTGTCCTGGAGGAGATCTGCATACTCTACGACAGCGACAACCTGGGAAGCATTTTTCAGAATATGCTGCAAG GTTTTATGCAGCAGAAGTTCTATTGGCACTTGAATATCTACATATGCTTGGTGTAGTGTACAGGGATTTAAAACCTGAAAATGTTCTTGTGCGTGACGATGGCCACATTATGCTTTCAGATTTTGACCTCTCCTTAAGATGTGCAGTTTCACCTACGCTCATAAGGACCTCATCTGATGATCCTTCTAAACGAGGAGCTGCATTTTGTGTGCAGCCAGCCTGTATTGAGCCCACAACTGTATGCATGCAACCAGCATGCTTCCTTCCCCGTTTATTTCCGCAAAAGAGCAAGAAAAAAACACCTAAGCCTCGAGCTGATTCTGGGTTTCAAGCTAATTCAATGCCTGAGCTAGTTGCGGAACCTACTTCAGCACGGTCAATGTCATTTGTTGGTACTCATGAATATTTGGCCCCCGAGATTATCAAGGGAGAAGGCCATGGCAGTGCAGTTGACTGGTGGACATTTGGTATTTTCCTTCATGAACTACTCTATGGAAAGACCCCTTTCAAGGGATCAGGAAACAGGGCAACTCTTTTCAATGTAGTTGGCCAACAActtaaatttccagattctcCTGCAACCAGTTATGCCAGCCGTGATCTGATACGTGGCTTGCTTGTTAAAGAGCCTCAAAACCGGCTTGGGGTGAAACGAGGAGCAACTGAGATCAAGCAGCATCCTTTCTTTGAAGGTGTTAATTGGGCTCTAATACGTTGCAGTACACCACCAGAAGTGCCAAGACCCGTGGAGCCGGACTACCCTGCGAAGTACGGGCAAGTGAACCCTGTTGGGGTTGGCAATACCAGTAAAAGAGTGGTAGGGGCAGATGCAAAGTCTGGGGGTAAATATCTTGACTTTGAGTTCTTTTAG